The DNA sequence CTAGGAACACTTCGGGCTGGCGCGGCAGGGCATCCTGCCAGCCGGTCTTGGCGGGGCTGGCCACGGGCGCCATCACCAGCCGGTAGTTGGGGGCCTGCCAGTTGGTGCGGATGTAAAACTTGTCGCCCATGTTTTCCACCTCATACAGGTGGTCGGGCTCGCGGGGCGCCAGCACTTTGAAGGTGCCCGCCGGGGCCCCCGCGTCGAGGTAGCGGTACTCCGACGACAGCGAGCTGGCCAGCTCAATACCAATGTACTTCTTTGATTTCGTGCGGCTTACCTCCACGCTGAAGGTGTTATCCTTCTCCTCGTATACCAGGGTATCCTGTTGGGGGTCGGTGCCCAGCGTGTGGCGGTATACCTGGTAGGGCAGCAGGGTGGTGACATCCTTTTTGGTGTAGAACACTGTTTTGTTGTCGGCGGCCCACACCGCTTCGCCGCCGGTGTTGGTAATGCTCTCGGGGTAGAGCTTGCCAGTAGCCAAGTTCTTGAAGCGCAGCGAATAAAGCCGTCGGCTCACCACGTCGTCTGAGTACGCCAGTACTTGGTTGTTGTCGCTCACGGCCCAGCCCCCAAGCTGGAAGTAAGGCTTGCCCTGGCCCAGTTGGTTGGCATTCAGCAACACTTCCTCGGGGGCCCCCAGGCTGCCTTTTTTGCGGCAGTAGATGGGGTACTCGCCGCCCTGCTCGAAGCGGGTGTAGTAGTAGTAGCCGTTGTCGCGGTAGGGCACCGAGGTATCGTCTTCCTTAATGCGGCCCTTAATTTCGGCCACCAGCTTCTGCTGCAACGCTTTGGTGCCGGCCATTTGCTGGTCGTAGTAAGCGTTTTCGGCGTTCAGGTGGGCCAGCACTTCCGGGCTTTCCGGCTGGTTGAGCCAGTAGTAGTCGTCCGTTCGCGTGGTGCCGAAATTGGTGAATACCTTGGGCTTAGGAGCCGCCACGGGGGCCATCTGGGCCAGGGCCCCGGTGGCCAGGGCTGCGCCTGCGCCGGCCATGGCCGCTCGTTGTAGAATCCGCATAAAATCAGAAAAATTAGGATGTAATCAATGCGGCCGCTACCGGTCAATGACGCGTCAAGATAACAGCGGCGCAACAAAAAAGCCGGCTCCCTCACAGGAGCCGGCTTCTTAATGTTGCGCTTAGCGCTTACTTCTTGTCCGTGTCGGGCGACTCGGGGGCCTCGGCGGGCCGCTCGTCGCTGGCCAGGTTGGGCTTTTGGTCGCTCTTGCTCACCGAGAAGTTGAGCTCGTCCTTGCCATCCTCGTAGTCGGCGGTGATGATGTCACCGTGCAACACTTGGGCTTTGAGGATTTCTTCAGCAATCGGGTCTTCGATGTACTTCTGAATCGCACGGTTCAGCGGCCGGGCCCCGTACTTGGGGTCGTAGCCTTTCTCCGCCACGAAATCCTTGGCTTTCTCGGTCAGCTCCACTTGGTAACCCAGGGAAGTGACGCGCGTGAATAGCTTGCGGAGGCTGATTTCGATGATTTTGTGGATGTCTTTCTTGTCCAGCGAATTGAAGACAATCACGTCGTCCAAGCGGTTGAGGAACTCGGGCGAGAAAGTCTTCTTCAGGGCATTGGTGATGGTGCCCTTGGTTAGCTCGTCCATATTGTCCTGCCGGGCCTTGGTGCCAAAGCCGATGCCAGCGCCAAAGTCCTGCAAATCACGGGCCCCGATGTTCGAGGTCATGATGATGATGGTGTTGCGGAAGTCCACCTTACGGCCCAGGCCGTCGGTCAGGATGCCGTCGTCCAGCACTTGCAGCAGCAGGTTGTACACGTCCGGGTGAGCCTTCTCAATCTCGTCGAGCAAAATCACCGAGTACGGCTTGCGGCGGATTTTCTCCGTCAGCTGGCCGCCTTCTTCGTAGCCCACGTAGCCGGGAGGCGCGCCCACTAGGCGCGACACGCTGAATTTCTCCATGTATTCCGACATGTCGACGCGCACCAGCGAGTCTTCCTTGTCGAACAAGTACGTGGCCAACACCTTGGCTAGCTCCGTTTTGCCTACGCCCGTAGGGCCCAGGAATACGAACGAGCCAATTGGCTTTTTGGGATCTTTCAAGCCCACGCGGGTGCGCTGAATGGCTTTCACCAGCTGCTTGATGGCTTTTTCCTGGCCAATCACTTTGCCTTGCAACTCCTCGTTCATGTTGAGGAGTTTCTGGCTTTCGTTCTGGGCCACGCGCGAAACGGGGATGCCGGTCATCATGGCAATCACCTCGGCCACGTTTTCCTCTTTCACTGTGTAGCGCTTCTTCTTGGTTTCCTCTTCCCAGCCCTTTTTGGCCGTTTCGAGTTGGTCCAACAGCTTCTTTTCGGTGTCGCGGAGCTTGGCGGCTTCCTCGTATTTCTGCGACTTCACCACGCGGTTTTTCTCGCCTTTGATGTTCTCAATCTGCTCTTCGAGCGTGAGAATATCCTCGGGCACCACGATGTTATTGATGTGCACGCGGGCCCCGGCTTCGTCCAGAATATCAATGGCTTTGTCCGGCAGGAAACGGTCGCTCATGTAGCGGTCGCTCAGCATCACGCATTGCTCAATGGCCTTGTCCGTGTACACCACGTGGTGGTGGTCCTGGTACTTGTCCTTGATATTGTGCAGGATTTCAATCGTCTCCTCGGGCGTGGTGGGGTCCACCATCACCATCTGGAAGCGGCGGGCGAGGGCCCCATCCTTCTCAATATACTGGCGGTACTCGTCGAGCGTGGTGGCGCCGATGCATTGAATTTCGCCGCGGGCCAGGGCCGGTTTGAACATGTTCGAAGCGTCGAGCGAGCCCGAGGCACCACCGGCGCCCACAATGGTGTGCAACTCGTCAATGAACAGAATCACGTCGGGCGACTTCTCCAGCTCGTTCATCACGGCTTTCATGCGCTCCTCGAACTGGCCGCGGTACTTAGTGCCGGCCACCAGCGAAGCCAAATCCAAAGTCACGACGCGCTTATTAAACAGCACGCGGCTTACTTTTTTCTGGATAATACGCAGGGCGAGGCCTTCGGCGATGGCCGTTTTACCCACGCCGGGCTCGCCGATGAGGATGGGGTTATTCTTTTTGCGACGACTCAGGATTTGAGCGACGCGCTCAATTTCCTTTTCGCGGCCCACGATGGGGTCGAGCTTATCGTCTTCGGCCATCTTGGTAAGGTCGCGGCCAAAATTGTCGAGTACCGGGGTGCGCGACTTCTCGCCGACTTTTTTGGCGCCGCCGGGGGCATTGCCAGCGCCCTGGCCACGGCCTTGCTGGCCACCAAAAAGACGGTCGTTATCGTCGTCGTCGGTGTCCGGGGCCTTGGCGGCGGGCGCGGCGTTGCCGTGATAATCCAGCGAATCGCGGACGGTTTCGTAGTTCACGTTGAATTTGCTGAGAATTTGGGAAGAAATGTTATCCTCGTCGCGCAGAATCGAGAGGAGCAGGTGCTCGGTGCCAATGACTTCCGACTTGAAAATCTTGGCTTCGAGGTAGGTGATTTTTAAGACTTTTTCCGTCTGCTTGGTGAGCGGAATCGAGCCAGTGATGCTGTTGCCCTGCGTAGCGGTATTGCGGGTGGCCTGCTCAAGCGAGAACTTTAGCTCGTCGAGGGCCACGCCCAGCTTGCGCAACAAGCCGAGGGCCGTGCCTTCGGCTTCGCGGATCATGCCCAGCAACAGATGTTCCGTGCCGATGTAATCGTGGCCGAGGCGGATGGCCTCCTCCCGGCTCAGGGAGATGACTTCCTTGACGCGGTTTGAGAATTTAGCTTCCATGCAGATAAACGTAATGAAAAAAATGGATAGTCCCGCGTCGGGAATAGAAATAATTGACGAAAACGGGCTGGGCCAGGGTAGCTTGAAAACAAGCTAATTCGGGCGAAGGTTCGGGCAAAATAGAAACGAAAACGGGCGGGCGAAGTTTGCTAAACTTTCAATCTAAATATGCGCCCGCCGCCGGCCCTTGGGCGAACAGCAAATCCAGGACGCTCAACCCGGGCTCAAAACCTGGGCCAAACACCTGCGGATAGGGCCGCACTAGGCCCAAAGCTGCCGGACTGTCAGGCTCGGGGCTACCGGCCTTGGGGCTCAGCCAGTCGCGCCGGTCGAGGCAACCCGGGGGAGCAGGCTGCCCGGGGAGGCAGTAATCGGTGCTAAACTTAATGGGCAACGTAAGGCGGAAGCAGCGCATTTCCAGGTGTAAGAAGGCCAGGTTCAGCTCAAAAAGCCGGGCGGGCTTTGTGCGGTAGATGTCGTGCAGGTAATCGGCGTAGTACTCGAAATACGGGCTGTTGCCGTAGGCGGTTTGCAACGTGCGCCAGTGGCGGTGCACCCAGTTTTGGCGATAATCAATTTCAATATCGGACGTTTTGACTTTTCCGGCGCGGTTGCCGTCCACTACTGGCACCGTGAGGGCCTGCACACCCTGCGCCGTGCGGATGAGGCAGCGGTTGCGGTAGGTTTGCTTGCGGTAGTTTTCCTGGGCTTCCAGCACCAGGCCATCGGCCTGGAGCAAGGCGGCAAAAAACGCCGCTGGCGGGTGGTACGGCAGTTCAGAAAGGACGAGCATTTATTAGTGAACAGTTATCAGTGAATAATGACCAGTGAGCAGTTGCCTGTGGTCAATTTGTGATAAAAGTCAAAGATGTCTACTTTTTAACATTCACTGATAACTGCTCACTGCTAACTAAGGGTTTTACTTTTGCACCATGCGTTTCCTTCTAATTTTATGGGCTTGCCTAGCCCCGGCGCTGGCCGCCCAGGCCGGCCCGCCGCGTCTGCTGCTCGACGTGGCTCGCTTTCGCAACCTGAACCAGGTGGAAAAAGGCGCCGAAGTGGAGGTGTACGTCACGGTGCCTACCCAGTCGCTCACCTACCGGCAACGGGCCCCCCGGGCGTTTCAGTCGGCGGCCACCGTCACGCTCGAAATCCTCAGGGCCGACGGCAAGCCGGCCTACAAGGAAACGGTCATTTTGAAGCCGCCGGTCATCAATGACACCACGCTGGCCCTGAAGAACCCGGTCAGCTTCCTCAAGCGCATTCCACTGCCCGACGGCCACTACACGCTGCGCGGCACCGTGCGCGACCAGTACCGCGCCGCCAACGGCGAGGCCGTGGTGGAGCGCCCGCTGGTGCTGGAGGCCCCCGTGGGCCCCACGCTGAGTGACGTGCTGCTGCTGGCCCGCCCCGCCGTGAAAAGCAACGGCGACGACACTTTCCTGCGTGGTGGCTACCTGCTGACCCGGGCTCCCAGCGGCTTTTTCGGTCGCGGGGCAGATAATCTGTACTTCTACACCGAGCTGCAAGGGGCCCCCGCTGGCCAGCCGCTGCGCCTGCACTACCACCTGGCCGCCCCCGACGGCACGGCTGCCGACGCCGACGCGCCCCTCACGCCCCAGGCCGGGCGGCCCACCACCATCATCGGGCAGCTACCGTTTGGGCCCCTACCCGAGGGCGAGTTCACGCTGCTGGTGGACGTATACAGCGGCAAAAAGCTGCTCACCAGCCACCGCGCCACCGGCCAGCGCAGCACCACCGAGTACGCCCCCGCCGGGGCCGCGTCGCGGTGAGGGGCCCCCAGGGCCGACCCTACCCCTGGTACTACGCGCCGCTGAATTGGCTGCTGCTGGCCCTGGCCCACCTGCCGCTGGGGGCCCTGTACGTGGTGGCCGACGGGCTGTGTTACCTGCTGGCCCACGGCCTGCGCTACCGGGGCCGGGTGGTGCAGGAAAACCTACGGAACTCCTTCCCCGATAAGAGCGAGGCGGAAATCCGGCGCGTTACCTGGGATTTCTACCGCCATTTCAGCCAGCTCGTCGTTGAAATTCTAAAGCTGGCCGCCATCAGTCCGGCCGAGCTGGCGCGCCGGGCCACCTGGGTGAATCCTGAGTTGATGGCCGGGGCCCTGGCGCGGCAGCGGCCCGTCATCACGCTGGGCTCGCACATGGGCAACTGGGAATGGATACTGGGCAGTGGGGCCCTGGCGCTGCCCGGCGTGATGGCCGGCGTATACAAGCCCTTCAAAAACCCGTTTGTTGAAGCCTTCATGCGGCGGGTGCGCACCCGCACCGGGGCCGAGGCCGTGCCCATGCTGGGCACCCTGCGTTACCTGGTGCAACACCGCCGCGGCGGCCGCAACATCAGCCTGCTCACCGACCAGGCCGCGGGCCCCGAAGACCGGCCCTACTGGACCACCTTCTTGCACCAGGATACCGGCTTTTACAGCAGCGCCGAGCGGTTGGCGGCGCAGTTCGATTGCGCTGTGCTGTACGTGGGCATCCGGCGGCTGCGGCGGGGCTACTACGAAATTAAGTTCACAGAAATGCCCTCGGGGTCCGCCGTGGCGGCGGCTCCCGAGGGCATATTTCCCATTACCGAGGCGTTCGCCCGGCAGCTGGAGCTGGATATTCAAGCCGCGCCCGAGCAATATCTCTGGACGCACCGCCGCTGGAAGCATAAGCGGCAAATATGAATTGTGAAAATGTGGGAGGAATGTGAAAATGAGAAAAAGTGCGAAACTACTGTCTCATTCATTTTCACATTCCTCCCACATTTTCACATCTCTCACATTTATTGTAAGTACTGCTCGATGTCGCCGGCGCCTTGGCGTATCAGCTCGAAGTCGTCGTTGGTGCAGTCAATAATGGTGCTGGGTACATTGCCACCAAAGCCGCCGTCGATAACCAGGTCCACCAGGGCCCGGTATTTTTCGAAAATCAGGTCCGGGTCGGTCACGTATTCTTCGAGCGTGTTCTCGTCGCTGCGCACAGAAGTGCTCACGATGGGGTTGCCTAGCTCCTTCACTAGGCTCAGGATAATCTGGTTGTCGGGCACCCGGATGCCCACCGTTTTGCGCTTCACGCCGCCGTGGCGCGGGGCGCTTGCGCTGGCCTCGAAGAGGAACGTGAAGGGCCCCGGCAGGGCCTTCTTGATGACCTTGTAGGTGGTGGTGCTGATGCCGTGGGCGTAATCGCTGATGTGCGACAAATCCTGGCAGATGAAGCTCAGGTTGGCTTTTTCGGGGTTGAGGCCCTTGATGCGGCACACTCTATCGACGGCCTTGGCATTAGTTACGTCGCAGCCGATGCCGTACACCGTGTCGGTGGGGTAAATGATCACGCCGCCCTTGCGGAGAACGTCCACAGCCTGCTGGATGCGGTTGAGGGGCGGGTTGTCGGGGTGGATGCGAAGGAGCGTGGCAGACATATGGTTAGGAGTGGTGAGCAAGGGAGGAGCGGACCGCGAGGGCCCAGAACGAGCGGAAAAGTAAGCAACAACTTCGTTTCATCCCAGCATAAAGTTCTGGGCCGGGGCCCCGGGGCCCGCCGGAGACCCGGCTAGCAGGTGCGTACTTTTGGGATTGCACTTCTGCTGCCCCCCGTTTCTCCCATGCCCGAACCTGCCAAACTGTCAAGCATTGAGCGCCGCGACCTGTCGGTGCGCCGCCGCAACCGCAACGCCGCCGTCGTCTCCATTCTGGGCCTGACCCTGGTATGCTTCTCGTACTATTTCTACCAGATTTTTTTTACGGCCAACATCGAAACCAAGGGCCAGCCCACCTACGTGCTCGTGCACCGGGGCGAGAACTGGAAGGCCGTGCTCGACTCAGTGGACAAGACTAACACCGTGGTGGACCGGCTCTCAATGCACTTCGTGGCCAAGCTGATGAAGTACGACCGCCCCGGAGCCGTGAAGCCTGGCCGCTACGAGCTGAAGGACGGCTACACCAACCGCCAGCTCATCGGCGTGCTGCGGGCCGGCATTCAGTCGCCGCTCAGGCTCACGTTTGCCAACGTGCGCCTGCGCCAGGAGCTGGCCGCCAAGCTGGCCCGCCAGATCGACGCCCGCCCCGCCCACATCGACTCGCTGCTGAGCAGCCCGGCCTACACCCGCAGCCTGGGTTTCGATACTACCACGGTGCTCACCATGTTCATTCCCAACACGTACCAGATTTACTGGAACACGTCGGCCGAGAACCTAATGCAGCGCATGAAGAAGGAATACGAGAAGTTCTGGACTCCCGCCCGCGACGCGGCCCGCGAAAAGGAGCACCTCAGCCGGGCCCAGGTGAGCACCCTGGCCAGCATTGTGGAGGCCGAGCAGCAGCAGCACGCCGACGAACGCCCCCGCATTGCGGCCGTGTACCTCAACCGCCTCAAAAAAGGTATGAAGCTGCAAGCCGACCCCACGGTGGTGTACGCCAACCGCGACTTCACCATCAAGCGCGTGCTGAACGTGCACCTGCAAAAAGACTCGCCTTACAACACCTATAAGTACGCCGGCCTGCCCCCGGGGCCCATCAACCTGCCCAGCATCGCCAGCATCGACGCCGTGCTGCACCCCGAGGAAAACGATTACCTGTACTTCTGCGCCAAGGAGGATTTCAGCGGCTACCACGCCTTCGCCACCAATGAGCGCGACCATATCCTGAACGCCCGCCGCTACCAGGCCGCCCTGAACCGGGCGGGTATTAAGTAGAAATTTGGCGGTTACACTCGTCACGAAGTAGGGTGCGGGGCTGTCCCCGCCCGTCGTTGAACGAAAGCTGATTGAACCGTTCAAGGACGGGCGGGGACAGCCCCGCACCTTACTTCGTTTTTGCATTCCACTTCGTGAGCAGTATAGTTGTTTGACAAATTAAAAGAACGTCATGCTGAGCGCAGCCGAAGCATCTCTCCCGCTGACTATATATTGATTACTGCCGCAGTAGGGATGCTTCGGCTGCGCTCAGCATGACGTTCTTATTGATCTAATAAACAGCTTTCAAATAGCCAGAAAACAAAAAAAAATGTACACTTCCGATATCCAAATCCGCGTGCGCTACGCCGAAACTGATCAGATGGGCTACGTGTACCACGGCAACTACGCGGCGTTTTTTGAGGTGGCGCGCACCGAGGCGTTTCGGCAGTTGGGCATTCGCTACAAGGACCTGGAGGCCGACGGTGTGGGGATGCCGGTGGGCGAGCTGCGCACGCGCTTCCGCCGCCCGGCCCGTTACGACGACCTGCTCACCATCCGGCTGCTGCTGAAGCAGCCCGCCGAGGGCTCGCGGGTGCTGTTCGAGTACGAGATTTACAACGAGGCCCGCGAGCTGCTCACCGAAGGGCACACGCTGATGGTATTTGTGAGCACCACCACCGGGCGGCCCGTGCCGGTGCCAGCCACTATTGCGAGCAAGCTGGCCCCGTATTTTAGCGACGACGAAACGGCGGGGCCCCTCGGCGGTGTTCAGTCCGTGCCGACGGACGCGCCCGCGCCGGCTGCCTTTGGTAAGTAACGCCCCGCCCATGCACTCGCCCGCCCTCCGTCGCCGCGCCCATCTGCCCGACCTGCGCCAGCAGCGGCCGTACCGGCGCGTCATCGTGGGGCTGAAGCGGTTCCGGCTTTTTGGCGGCCAGGCCTCGCTGTACGATGTGCTGGACTGCGTGCTGCTGGAGCTGCGCCTCGACAGCTTGGAAAAGCGCGCCGCCTACATGGCCTTCAACCTCACGGTGGCCCTGTTCCCGACCATTATTTTCCTGTTCACGCTCATCCCGTACATCCCGGTGCCGAACCTGAACGTGGACATTTTGCAGTTCCTGGGCGACTTTATGCCGCCTGAGCTGTACGCCGCCACGGCCTCCACCATCGAGGATATCGTGAACATTCCGCACGGGGGCCTGCTCTCGTTCGGGTTTGGCACGGCCCTGGTGCTCAGCTCCAACGGCATCATGGCCCTGCTCGACGCGTTCGAGAAGAAGTATCCCAACTTTAAGCATCGTAGCTACATTCGCAAACGACTGATTGCCACGGCGCTGACGTTTGTGCTGGCGTCGATTCTGGTGTTGGCCATTGCCGGTATTTTCTTCGGTACTTACCTCATCGACGGGTTGGTGTTCTACGAGATTGTGCCCGAGCGCTACACCGACCTCGTGCTGACGGCGGTGCGGTTTGGCTCGCTGTTGGGGCTGTTTCTGAGCACGACGTGCGTGATCTACTACTTCGTGCCGCCCGTGCATGATAAGTGGCCACTGCTCTCGGCGGGGGCCGTGGTGGCCACGCTGCTCATCTTTTTGGTGTCGTTCCTGTTCACGCTCTACGTGCGCATCTTCAATTCGTACAACCATTTCTACGGCTCCATTGGGGCCCTGGTGGGCTTCATGGTGTGGCTTGAATTTGTGTGCATGACGCTCATCATCGGCTTCGAGGTGAACGTGAGCGTGGACGCGGTGACCGGCCGTTTCAAAAAAATAACGGCCAAGGAACCGCTGAAAATGAACCGGTAAGCGCACCCCGCCGGGGCCCGGGCGATAAAAAATGCGCGCGCCTTATTGTTCGCGGCGCCCTGGTTCTTACTTTTGCGTTCCCCGAACCACTCGGGGGCCCGATAGAGAGGTGGCAGAGTGGTCGAATGCGACGGTTTCGAAAACCGTTATACCGGCAACGGTATCGGGGGTTCGAATCCCCCCTTCTCTACAAAAGGCTTTTTCTAATGCAGAAAGAGCCTTTTTTGTTGTCAGCAACCGGCTTTGTAGCCTTTTCTTATCCAGAGAAGTGGCAGAGTGGTCGATTGCGGCGGTCTTGAAAACCGCTGACTGTAACAGGTCCGGGGGTTCGAATCCCTCCTTCTCTGCACCGTCGCTTGCTGGCAGCCTTTATCCCCGTTTCCGTCCCGGAGGCGGGGAATTTTTTTGGGTACTGCTTTTGGCCGGGGCCCCGGGGCAACGCCGGGCGGCGCTTTGCCGTTTGGGGCGTTTTGGGGTTCTGTGCTGCGGTTAAGGCTTATTTCTACGCTTTCGTCAGCGCTATTCTCACGTTTTCCTCGCGCCCCAGGCCAGCTATGTTCCGATTCTTTGTGCTATTGCTACTAGTGAGCGCCCTGGGCCTCGCGCCGGCCGCCGCCTACTCCGTGCTCACGCACCAGGCCAACGTCGATTCGTGCTGGAAGCCCTGCCTGGTGCCGGCCCTGGAGCGCCGCTACCCCGGCGCGACGGCTGAGGACTTGCTGAAAGCCAAGGCGTTTGCCTACGGCGGGGCCATCATCCAGGACATGGGCTACTACCCGCTGGGGGCCTCCTTATTTACTAACCTCACTCACTACGTGCGCTCGGGCGACTTCGTGCGCAACCTGCTCGACGGGGCCCACGACCGCAACGAGTATGCGTTTGCCCTAGGGGCCCTGGCCC is a window from the Hymenobacter nivis genome containing:
- a CDS encoding YihY/virulence factor BrkB family protein, translated to MHSPALRRRAHLPDLRQQRPYRRVIVGLKRFRLFGGQASLYDVLDCVLLELRLDSLEKRAAYMAFNLTVALFPTIIFLFTLIPYIPVPNLNVDILQFLGDFMPPELYAATASTIEDIVNIPHGGLLSFGFGTALVLSSNGIMALLDAFEKKYPNFKHRSYIRKRLIATALTFVLASILVLAIAGIFFGTYLIDGLVFYEIVPERYTDLVLTAVRFGSLLGLFLSTTCVIYYFVPPVHDKWPLLSAGAVVATLLIFLVSFLFTLYVRIFNSYNHFYGSIGALVGFMVWLEFVCMTLIIGFEVNVSVDAVTGRFKKITAKEPLKMNR
- a CDS encoding ATP-dependent Clp protease ATP-binding subunit; this encodes MEAKFSNRVKEVISLSREEAIRLGHDYIGTEHLLLGMIREAEGTALGLLRKLGVALDELKFSLEQATRNTATQGNSITGSIPLTKQTEKVLKITYLEAKIFKSEVIGTEHLLLSILRDEDNISSQILSKFNVNYETVRDSLDYHGNAAPAAKAPDTDDDDNDRLFGGQQGRGQGAGNAPGGAKKVGEKSRTPVLDNFGRDLTKMAEDDKLDPIVGREKEIERVAQILSRRKKNNPILIGEPGVGKTAIAEGLALRIIQKKVSRVLFNKRVVTLDLASLVAGTKYRGQFEERMKAVMNELEKSPDVILFIDELHTIVGAGGASGSLDASNMFKPALARGEIQCIGATTLDEYRQYIEKDGALARRFQMVMVDPTTPEETIEILHNIKDKYQDHHHVVYTDKAIEQCVMLSDRYMSDRFLPDKAIDILDEAGARVHINNIVVPEDILTLEEQIENIKGEKNRVVKSQKYEEAAKLRDTEKKLLDQLETAKKGWEEETKKKRYTVKEENVAEVIAMMTGIPVSRVAQNESQKLLNMNEELQGKVIGQEKAIKQLVKAIQRTRVGLKDPKKPIGSFVFLGPTGVGKTELAKVLATYLFDKEDSLVRVDMSEYMEKFSVSRLVGAPPGYVGYEEGGQLTEKIRRKPYSVILLDEIEKAHPDVYNLLLQVLDDGILTDGLGRKVDFRNTIIIMTSNIGARDLQDFGAGIGFGTKARQDNMDELTKGTITNALKKTFSPEFLNRLDDVIVFNSLDKKDIHKIIEISLRKLFTRVTSLGYQVELTEKAKDFVAEKGYDPKYGARPLNRAIQKYIEDPIAEEILKAQVLHGDIITADYEDGKDELNFSVSKSDQKPNLASDERPAEAPESPDTDKK
- a CDS encoding acyl-CoA thioesterase, whose product is MYTSDIQIRVRYAETDQMGYVYHGNYAAFFEVARTEAFRQLGIRYKDLEADGVGMPVGELRTRFRRPARYDDLLTIRLLLKQPAEGSRVLFEYEIYNEARELLTEGHTLMVFVSTTTGRPVPVPATIASKLAPYFSDDETAGPLGGVQSVPTDAPAPAAFGK
- a CDS encoding L-threonylcarbamoyladenylate synthase, which encodes MSATLLRIHPDNPPLNRIQQAVDVLRKGGVIIYPTDTVYGIGCDVTNAKAVDRVCRIKGLNPEKANLSFICQDLSHISDYAHGISTTTYKVIKKALPGPFTFLFEASASAPRHGGVKRKTVGIRVPDNQIILSLVKELGNPIVSTSVRSDENTLEEYVTDPDLIFEKYRALVDLVIDGGFGGNVPSTIIDCTNDDFELIRQGAGDIEQYLQ
- the mltG gene encoding endolytic transglycosylase MltG gives rise to the protein MPEPAKLSSIERRDLSVRRRNRNAAVVSILGLTLVCFSYYFYQIFFTANIETKGQPTYVLVHRGENWKAVLDSVDKTNTVVDRLSMHFVAKLMKYDRPGAVKPGRYELKDGYTNRQLIGVLRAGIQSPLRLTFANVRLRQELAAKLARQIDARPAHIDSLLSSPAYTRSLGFDTTTVLTMFIPNTYQIYWNTSAENLMQRMKKEYEKFWTPARDAAREKEHLSRAQVSTLASIVEAEQQQHADERPRIAAVYLNRLKKGMKLQADPTVVYANRDFTIKRVLNVHLQKDSPYNTYKYAGLPPGPINLPSIASIDAVLHPEENDYLYFCAKEDFSGYHAFATNERDHILNARRYQAALNRAGIK
- a CDS encoding lysophospholipid acyltransferase family protein produces the protein MRGPQGRPYPWYYAPLNWLLLALAHLPLGALYVVADGLCYLLAHGLRYRGRVVQENLRNSFPDKSEAEIRRVTWDFYRHFSQLVVEILKLAAISPAELARRATWVNPELMAGALARQRPVITLGSHMGNWEWILGSGALALPGVMAGVYKPFKNPFVEAFMRRVRTRTGAEAVPMLGTLRYLVQHRRGGRNISLLTDQAAGPEDRPYWTTFLHQDTGFYSSAERLAAQFDCAVLYVGIRRLRRGYYEIKFTEMPSGSAVAAAPEGIFPITEAFARQLELDIQAAPEQYLWTHRRWKHKRQI
- a CDS encoding WbqC family protein, with product MLVLSELPYHPPAAFFAALLQADGLVLEAQENYRKQTYRNRCLIRTAQGVQALTVPVVDGNRAGKVKTSDIEIDYRQNWVHRHWRTLQTAYGNSPYFEYYADYLHDIYRTKPARLFELNLAFLHLEMRCFRLTLPIKFSTDYCLPGQPAPPGCLDRRDWLSPKAGSPEPDSPAALGLVRPYPQVFGPGFEPGLSVLDLLFAQGPAAGAYLD